A region from the Polyangiaceae bacterium genome encodes:
- a CDS encoding type II toxin-antitoxin system VapB family antitoxin: protein MATNLAIDEGLLEEALRVGGHATKKATVTEALREYIQRRQQGRIVELFGKVDVDAGYDYKKQRRRK from the coding sequence ATGGCCACGAACCTGGCAATTGACGAAGGGCTCTTGGAAGAGGCTCTTCGCGTCGGCGGTCACGCGACCAAGAAGGCAACCGTCACGGAGGCACTCCGCGAGTACATTCAACGACGTCAGCAAGGGCGGATCGTCGAGCTGTTCGGCAAGGTGGATGTCGATGCCGGCTACGACTACAAGAAACAACGCCGGCGCAAGTGA
- a CDS encoding FG-GAP repeat protein, which translates to MGLAIASLPAAGCGGQRDDVVAKKGSPLIAGTVVDDAASVGVVWLEYLDQANFVCYVGTGVVLTNDTILTAGHVADWLLAKSMCAKGGYVPTKLRVTMPDPSVAGGEQVRVISCGGTTKEGCGARFHSGYQTSTKGNNRGQDAAVLTVSGSLVVNGVSSFYRRPISKDSIPPYNQKVTCYGMSDSAPVAPFTTGVLHKADFTVLKYPHDIVKANIDPSVLPLWETDTMFTISRGGGVTPTGNVYDPGGGFAAITVRGDSGGPCIQHTAGVAGDLMGIDHAAPEVAGADTPKYADITAVQGFRNWLRSALGVQAGRVFADLDLDGSADDGVEVRASSLDTIEVVVFYNNGATEISLDTGISTSLAPFAGSYLGDFDADGDSDVVATIGSALSALPFYFNGAGASSFSFTTPSTWQPNGPYAFMEVGRYDEDGTDDLAAVRADGTEDVFIGEPGVGLTVPAQFVPRGFNWWGAGDQEAFAAGEPGFFIVKPVPGGAGGAAGSGGAGGAAGSSGTGAGGAAGAGGASGAGGTAGAGDPGNSFDSVEGRVFLHSNPGTELEAWELSLSSLQTKLPSLPYSSAPGDGFGQALAWGSFDGDPQRQALVVGAPGVTVDGHTNAGLITVFSRSDTAAAGFAVEELDRKVLKGTATTDAFFGRVLAAGDFDGDFVDDLAVVAADGVLILRGQSGTGLTASSPQTELSLADVGLVTPVAAATSGDVNCDGFEDLVLGAPDENVGGVPGAGAVIVLFGSAGGLDGELRQRVDESVDDIQTEPKPAEFFGQSLAAGNFNGDSFAGRPCVDVAVGVGEGTGSISNGAVHILYGGADGLTGIGSQHLVQGGAAAGGTKIADVSEEGDAFGGFLAVTRADVDRFDDLVIGAWNENSAQGAAHILRGSAAGVTAQGQAFWRQGQGGVPGTPSPPGQNPLSPGNRFGWSVGGTSNGLVVIGASWQTVQQTDPAATLENAGWLATLRVDDASPIGVSDSVVFEGARKDAFYGAVLTGPRPAFVPRKSPPPRYSGSLILQGGVPHDVSDMACARDRVAPVLSNIAVVPACLWPPNHKLVSYELGSDIQFGVSDNCDPSPQVKIFSVVSSEPGGKASFTLGLNGMCLRSERNGPGDRRYTVTLEATDASGNTTQQTATITVPHNKTAGCGVPPHGFVKDGDPSCMF; encoded by the coding sequence TTGGGATTGGCAATCGCGTCGCTGCCTGCGGCAGGCTGCGGCGGGCAACGCGACGACGTCGTCGCGAAAAAGGGCTCACCGCTGATCGCCGGCACGGTCGTGGACGACGCGGCATCCGTGGGTGTCGTGTGGCTCGAGTACCTCGACCAGGCGAATTTCGTTTGCTACGTGGGCACAGGCGTCGTCCTCACCAACGACACGATACTGACGGCCGGACATGTTGCCGATTGGCTGCTGGCCAAGAGCATGTGTGCCAAGGGCGGCTATGTGCCCACCAAGCTCCGCGTGACCATGCCCGATCCAAGCGTTGCCGGCGGCGAGCAGGTTCGTGTCATCTCCTGCGGGGGGACCACGAAGGAAGGGTGTGGAGCCAGGTTTCATTCCGGCTATCAAACCTCGACCAAAGGGAACAATCGAGGCCAGGATGCGGCTGTACTGACCGTGAGCGGCAGCCTGGTCGTGAACGGAGTCAGCTCGTTCTACAGGCGCCCCATCAGCAAAGACAGCATCCCACCCTACAACCAGAAGGTCACGTGCTACGGCATGTCGGACAGCGCGCCCGTCGCGCCCTTCACAACCGGTGTGTTGCACAAGGCGGACTTCACGGTTCTCAAGTACCCGCACGACATCGTCAAAGCCAACATCGATCCGTCCGTGCTTCCACTCTGGGAGACAGACACGATGTTCACCATCAGTCGAGGCGGCGGAGTGACACCCACTGGAAACGTGTATGATCCCGGAGGTGGGTTCGCGGCCATCACGGTGCGGGGCGACTCGGGAGGTCCGTGCATCCAACACACCGCGGGAGTTGCGGGCGACTTGATGGGTATCGACCACGCGGCGCCAGAAGTCGCGGGCGCAGACACTCCCAAGTACGCTGACATCACCGCCGTCCAGGGCTTTCGAAATTGGCTCCGCTCCGCGCTTGGCGTGCAGGCGGGGCGGGTCTTCGCGGATCTGGACTTGGATGGCAGCGCCGACGATGGTGTCGAGGTGCGAGCGTCGAGCCTCGACACTATCGAGGTCGTGGTGTTCTACAACAACGGTGCGACGGAAATCTCGCTGGATACCGGGATTTCGACGAGCCTTGCGCCGTTCGCCGGCTCCTATCTCGGCGACTTCGATGCGGACGGCGATAGCGACGTAGTTGCGACTATTGGAAGCGCGCTGAGTGCGCTTCCGTTCTACTTCAACGGGGCTGGAGCTAGCTCCTTCTCCTTCACGACGCCGTCGACGTGGCAGCCCAATGGGCCCTACGCGTTCATGGAGGTGGGGCGCTACGACGAGGACGGTACGGATGACCTAGCGGCGGTGCGTGCCGATGGAACCGAAGACGTCTTCATTGGCGAGCCAGGCGTGGGCCTCACGGTTCCGGCGCAGTTCGTGCCGCGCGGGTTCAACTGGTGGGGAGCGGGCGACCAGGAAGCGTTCGCCGCTGGCGAGCCGGGCTTCTTTATTGTCAAACCCGTTCCGGGGGGGGCCGGGGGCGCTGCGGGCAGCGGCGGAGCCGGCGGAGCCGCCGGCAGCTCGGGAACGGGCGCTGGTGGCGCGGCCGGTGCAGGCGGTGCGTCGGGTGCCGGCGGCACGGCCGGTGCAGGAGATCCCGGCAACAGTTTCGATTCGGTGGAGGGCCGAGTGTTCCTGCACTCGAACCCGGGCACGGAGTTGGAGGCGTGGGAGCTGAGTCTCTCGAGCCTACAAACGAAACTGCCGTCTCTGCCGTACAGCTCCGCGCCGGGTGACGGGTTTGGACAGGCGCTGGCGTGGGGCAGCTTTGATGGAGATCCCCAACGTCAGGCCCTCGTAGTCGGCGCGCCGGGAGTCACGGTGGATGGGCACACCAACGCTGGCTTGATCACAGTTTTCTCTCGGAGCGACACGGCCGCCGCTGGATTCGCGGTGGAAGAGCTCGACCGCAAGGTGCTCAAGGGAACCGCGACGACGGACGCGTTCTTTGGTCGCGTGCTCGCAGCTGGGGACTTTGACGGAGACTTCGTCGATGATCTTGCCGTCGTGGCGGCGGACGGCGTGCTGATCCTCCGCGGGCAGTCTGGCACCGGTTTGACGGCATCGAGCCCACAGACTGAGCTCAGCCTCGCGGACGTGGGGCTGGTCACGCCTGTCGCAGCGGCAACTTCCGGTGACGTGAACTGCGATGGTTTCGAGGATCTCGTCCTCGGGGCGCCGGATGAGAACGTTGGTGGAGTGCCCGGTGCCGGTGCGGTCATCGTGCTTTTCGGTAGCGCTGGAGGACTGGATGGCGAGCTTCGGCAGCGAGTCGACGAAAGCGTGGATGACATCCAAACCGAGCCGAAACCGGCAGAGTTCTTTGGTCAAAGTTTGGCCGCCGGCAACTTCAATGGCGATTCCTTCGCGGGCCGGCCGTGCGTGGACGTGGCGGTGGGCGTCGGCGAAGGCACCGGGTCGATCTCGAACGGTGCAGTCCACATCCTGTACGGTGGCGCAGATGGGCTGACCGGTATCGGCAGTCAACACCTGGTCCAAGGTGGGGCCGCTGCCGGCGGAACGAAGATCGCAGACGTGAGCGAGGAGGGCGACGCGTTCGGCGGATTCCTCGCAGTGACCCGAGCCGATGTCGATCGTTTCGATGATCTAGTGATTGGCGCTTGGAACGAGAATTCGGCGCAAGGTGCCGCTCATATCCTGCGAGGGAGTGCAGCGGGCGTCACCGCCCAAGGACAGGCGTTCTGGAGGCAGGGTCAAGGTGGCGTGCCGGGTACGCCTTCTCCGCCGGGTCAGAATCCTCTCTCTCCTGGTAACCGTTTTGGCTGGAGCGTGGGCGGTACCAGCAACGGACTGGTAGTGATTGGAGCGTCTTGGCAGACCGTGCAGCAAACGGACCCGGCGGCAACCCTCGAGAACGCGGGTTGGCTCGCCACGCTGCGCGTCGACGATGCCTCGCCGATTGGTGTGAGCGACAGCGTCGTATTCGAGGGAGCCCGCAAGGACGCGTTCTATGGGGCAGTGCTTACCGGCCCACGGCCAGCGTTCGTTCCGCGAAAGAGCCCTCCGCCTCGCTACAGTGGGTCGCTCATACTCCAGGGGGGTGTGCCGCACGACGTGAGCGATATGGCGTGCGCGCGCGACCGGGTCGCACCAGTCTTGAGCAACATTGCCGTGGTCCCGGCATGCCTCTGGCCGCCCAACCACAAGCTCGTTTCGTACGAACTTGGCAGCGACATCCAATTTGGCGTCAGCGACAACTGCGATCCGAGTCCTCAGGTCAAGATCTTCAGCGTGGTCAGCAGCGAGCCGGGCGGGAAAGCATCTTTCACTCTCGGGCTAAATGGCATGTGCCTGCGCTCGGAGCGAAACGGGCCTGGTGACCGGCGGTACACGGTGACGCTCGAGGCGACGGATGCTTCGGGGAACACCACACAGCAGACAGCAACGATCACCGTGCCGCACAACAAGACCGCGGGATGTGGCGTTCCTCCGCACGGCTTCGTGAAGGACGGAGACCCCTCGTGCATGTTCTGA
- a CDS encoding benzoyl-CoA reductase subunit A: protein MKVVVGIDLGSTTTKAVLLDEAGEIVGRGITNSRSNYEVACAVARDEGLVNVRFTLLERALAKMAGDAKKRRDELLDAFRLELYLDQLGELHEELSRVLRMLTYIGDRDALAPAVDEVVDAMKKEAPSLFGGGGRKSDFFRDLAAAGFMAQAERVAAERGLSYERVTGLFDRAILEVETRREARSFGDLLRRAAKRVTGNDSAREAVLSAVDVAADTRIEEVSFVGTGYGRQTLPFPKQAVKSEILCHGRGAHNVFPGTRTVLDIGGQDTKAIQVDDKGVVTSFQMNDRCAAGCGRYLGYIADELNLGLHELGPLALGAQRVVKVNSTCTVFAGAELRERLGLGERREDILAGLHRSIMLRAMSLLARSGGVFEEFTFTGGVCKNPMATRVLRELVDENYGNHLTLNAHPDSIYMGALGAAMFALDDVNAGRPAVLPTFVEAQVQGAVS, encoded by the coding sequence ATGAAGGTCGTAGTCGGCATCGACTTGGGCTCCACCACCACGAAGGCCGTGCTTCTGGACGAAGCCGGCGAGATCGTGGGCCGCGGCATCACCAACAGCCGCAGCAACTACGAGGTGGCCTGCGCCGTGGCGCGGGACGAAGGCCTCGTGAACGTGCGCTTCACCTTGCTGGAGCGCGCCCTGGCCAAGATGGCGGGGGACGCGAAGAAGCGCCGCGACGAGCTCTTGGACGCCTTTCGTCTGGAGCTGTACCTCGACCAGCTGGGCGAGCTGCACGAAGAGCTGAGTCGGGTGCTCCGCATGCTCACGTACATCGGCGATCGCGACGCGCTGGCGCCCGCGGTGGACGAGGTCGTCGACGCGATGAAGAAGGAAGCGCCCAGCCTGTTCGGTGGCGGTGGCCGTAAGAGCGACTTCTTCCGCGATCTCGCCGCGGCGGGCTTCATGGCTCAGGCGGAGCGCGTGGCCGCGGAGCGCGGCTTGTCCTACGAGCGCGTGACGGGTCTGTTCGATCGCGCCATCTTGGAGGTGGAAACGCGACGCGAAGCGCGGAGCTTCGGCGATCTGCTGCGGCGCGCCGCGAAGCGCGTGACCGGGAACGACAGCGCCCGCGAGGCGGTCCTGAGCGCGGTGGACGTCGCCGCCGACACCCGCATCGAGGAAGTGTCCTTCGTGGGCACCGGCTACGGGCGGCAAACGCTGCCGTTCCCCAAGCAAGCGGTGAAGAGCGAGATCTTGTGCCACGGCCGCGGCGCGCACAACGTGTTCCCCGGAACGCGCACGGTGCTCGACATCGGTGGCCAGGACACCAAGGCCATTCAGGTGGACGACAAGGGCGTCGTCACCTCCTTCCAGATGAACGATCGCTGCGCCGCCGGCTGCGGCCGTTACCTCGGCTACATCGCCGACGAGCTGAACCTGGGCCTGCACGAGCTCGGGCCCCTGGCTCTGGGCGCCCAGCGCGTGGTGAAGGTGAACAGCACCTGCACCGTGTTCGCGGGCGCGGAGCTCCGTGAGCGGCTGGGTCTGGGCGAGCGTCGCGAGGACATCCTGGCGGGCCTGCACCGCTCCATCATGCTGCGGGCGATGAGCCTGCTGGCGCGCTCCGGCGGCGTGTTCGAGGAGTTCACCTTCACCGGCGGCGTCTGCAAAAACCCCATGGCCACCCGCGTGCTGCGCGAGCTGGTGGACGAGAACTACGGCAACCATCTCACGCTGAACGCACATCCGGACTCCATCTACATGGGCGCGCTGGGTGCTGCCATGTTCGCGCTGGACGACGTGAATGCCGGGCGGCCCGCCGTGCTGCCCACCTTCGTGGAAGCTCAAGTACAGGGAGCCGTGTCATGA
- the bcrD gene encoding benzoyl-CoA reductase subunit D has product MKNGEHITAGVDPGASAVKVAILASKAGKDARLLASSVQRIRRRKVMDVVDAAFEAACHEADVDPKSFDYVASTGDGDSVHFRTGHFYSMTTHARGALFLCPEARAALDIGGLHARGLKMNDEGRVLGHRMTSQCASGSGQFLENIARYLGVPLDDVGRLSKVSESPEKVSSICAVLAETDVINMVARGISTSDILRGIHLSIAGRLVQLVRSVGAEGTVLLTGGLSQDEGLVAAVEKILSDEKNKKRPAGKRPAEVNVATHPSGVLAGAIGAALLGAYRHEQLKRRGKDLAAPVAQL; this is encoded by the coding sequence ATGAAGAACGGAGAGCACATCACCGCCGGCGTGGATCCCGGCGCCAGCGCCGTGAAGGTCGCCATCTTGGCGAGCAAAGCCGGCAAAGACGCGCGCCTGTTGGCGAGCTCCGTGCAGCGCATCCGCCGCCGCAAGGTGATGGACGTGGTGGACGCCGCCTTCGAAGCGGCCTGCCACGAGGCCGACGTGGACCCGAAGAGCTTCGACTACGTGGCCAGCACCGGAGATGGCGACAGCGTGCACTTCCGCACCGGCCACTTCTACAGCATGACCACGCACGCCCGCGGCGCGCTGTTCCTGTGCCCGGAAGCCCGTGCCGCGTTGGACATCGGCGGTCTGCACGCCCGCGGCCTGAAGATGAACGACGAAGGCCGCGTGCTCGGCCACCGCATGACCAGCCAGTGCGCCAGTGGCAGCGGCCAGTTCCTCGAGAACATCGCCCGCTACCTGGGCGTGCCCCTGGACGACGTCGGCCGCCTCTCCAAGGTGAGCGAAAGCCCCGAAAAGGTATCCAGCATTTGCGCCGTGCTCGCCGAAACCGACGTGATCAACATGGTGGCCCGCGGCATCTCGACCTCCGACATCCTACGCGGCATCCACCTGAGCATCGCCGGCCGCTTGGTGCAGCTGGTGCGCTCCGTAGGCGCCGAAGGCACCGTGCTGCTCACCGGCGGCCTCTCGCAAGACGAGGGCCTGGTGGCCGCCGTCGAGAAGATCCTCTCGGACGAGAAGAACAAGAAGCGCCCCGCCGGCAAGCGCCCCGCGGAGGTGAACGTGGCCACGCACCCGAGCGGCGTCCTCGCCGGCGCCATCGGCGCCGCGCTCCTCGGCGCCTATCGCCACGAGCAACTGAAGCGCCGCGGCAAGGATCTCGCCGCCCCCGTCGCCCAGCTCTGA
- a CDS encoding PIN domain-containing protein yields the protein MNVLVDTSVWSLALRRNKPRGTAEERELTELIREGRVAIIGPIRQELLSGVKTLAQFRTLRDRLRAFPDIELGSEDFEEAASYFNMCRARGVQGSNTDFLICATAVRRGLTVFSTDADFAHYARVLRVKLHEVRKGG from the coding sequence GTGAACGTCCTGGTCGACACATCTGTTTGGTCGCTGGCGCTCCGGCGCAACAAGCCGCGCGGGACCGCGGAAGAACGTGAGTTAACCGAGCTCATCCGTGAAGGCCGGGTCGCAATCATCGGCCCGATCCGCCAGGAGCTGCTGTCAGGGGTAAAGACGCTCGCGCAGTTTCGCACTCTACGGGATCGCTTGCGCGCCTTTCCGGACATCGAGCTTGGCAGCGAGGACTTCGAAGAAGCGGCGAGCTACTTCAACATGTGTCGAGCACGCGGGGTTCAAGGCTCGAACACGGACTTTCTCATCTGCGCCACCGCAGTGCGCCGTGGGCTCACCGTGTTCAGCACGGATGCCGACTTCGCCCACTACGCTCGCGTACTTCGGGTCAAGCTCCACGAGGTGCGCAAAGGCGGGTGA
- a CDS encoding ATP-dependent helicase → MTEARAKRPSASPSVATLRRELGAPAFRLLGAVCLEGTLEERALLAFAADAPAVERQSKVLLTRGLVSRVPATAWGNEPGLRATPAWRQLVLRDLSAHAELEDLVRDCHQLLESRSQAPLELALQRGALTTFRKLRSAQPVRLRGHLRTDAEWLRQTLCQPFDGAWLEATFGEDAVDMAEIVLTDALWAFADVDGLDEWFAARVRQLDDSPSKQTRLRVSAEHRVLRAKSAALRSELLQLSPGLRSACEICLAFLEGERGRAQALLAQASTRIELELGALAPILALLIAADGTPAALSRARRLMGKGRRSDQKAAARGFKALVAHLTDPQSHARRLDPHQIGRSGSAWELLLSGVAVELHVHDEVTRAVWAEQLGRAAAEWHAAGYLFVAQQGAALAQRFDGRTATRALQDVNVELPAQTLWSGLEAKPEWEKALLRLGQLSRQLEHDAERHFRVAWFVDMTDGELSRPALQEYRSDQGAWTQGRRLSWGSLYAVRDQLPIEDVRVLDCSTETLSGEREPTPEAVEALIGHPRVYNGVRQLLSVTVLRGRARVEAREAAGQIRVVVEPAGARAGVNVSVEAEDRLRVYRVSDELARVLEALPNGVAIPKSHEAELLEVLGKLSLAVDVVSPELGIERDVEADSTPIARVAPHAGAFLVQFGVRPFGTEGRFFVAGQGRRRIQRAERGRRARCQRDLRRERQSVDELIAACASLPAVSDDSPSELDPPDSWMLGEEELLALFSDLGKTELVHRVEWPEAPLVRLRGTASSHQLQGQLRCIKGWYLARGEVKLSDVDAVSLEQLARAAPIGLGRFVRLEAGEYVEVEGRVRRILAALRGAARPRGTGLSVHRGALSTLSQLAAPESGFDVDGETTAWLERVRRLQHAQFPVPANLNAELRDYQRTGYEWLSRLAELGLGACLADDMGLGKTLQIIALLLARPGRALVVAPTSVCLNWAREIARFAPDLRVLEYLGKRRSAELDDFLGAGPGVVITSYALLQQDAHELAQPEWDAVVLDEAQFIKNASSLRAKAAYGLNARVRIVATGTPLENHLGDIWSLFRFLNPGLLGDWKSFRREFLRPIEQDRDETVREELRRRLEPYVLRREKTAVAAELPALTEIVHEVRFSDDEKLRYALLRKQIHEKLFGPGRRENKLEVLAEITRLRRFCCHQRLIFPDAEPESAKVTAFLDLAEELAENRHRALVFSQYVDFLSLVREELDERQIGYEYLDGSVPKAERQRRVDAFQAGDRPLFLISLKAGGFGLNLTAADYVIHLDPWWNPAVEAQATDRAHRIGQERPVTVYRLLVRDSIEESVTELHARKRELAAALLDGSDRVAELDTESLIALLDHG, encoded by the coding sequence ATGACCGAAGCGCGTGCGAAACGTCCGAGCGCGAGCCCCAGCGTAGCTACGCTGCGTCGCGAGCTCGGCGCGCCGGCGTTTCGGTTGCTCGGGGCCGTGTGCTTGGAGGGCACGCTCGAAGAACGCGCGCTGTTGGCCTTCGCGGCGGATGCGCCTGCGGTCGAGCGTCAGTCCAAGGTGTTGCTGACGCGAGGCCTCGTCTCGCGGGTGCCGGCGACGGCGTGGGGCAACGAGCCGGGTCTGCGTGCGACGCCTGCGTGGCGCCAGCTCGTGCTGCGCGACCTTTCGGCGCATGCAGAGCTGGAAGACCTGGTTCGCGACTGCCATCAGCTGTTGGAGTCGCGCTCTCAGGCGCCGCTGGAGCTCGCCTTGCAGCGTGGAGCTCTGACGACCTTTCGCAAGCTGCGGAGCGCGCAGCCGGTGCGCTTGCGCGGCCACTTGCGGACGGACGCCGAGTGGCTCCGGCAAACCCTGTGTCAGCCCTTCGATGGCGCGTGGCTCGAGGCAACCTTCGGCGAAGACGCGGTCGACATGGCCGAGATCGTGCTCACCGACGCGCTGTGGGCTTTCGCCGATGTCGACGGCTTGGACGAGTGGTTCGCGGCGCGGGTGCGCCAGCTGGACGACAGCCCGAGCAAGCAGACGCGGCTGCGAGTCAGTGCGGAGCACCGCGTGCTGCGCGCGAAGTCCGCCGCGCTTCGGAGCGAGCTCTTGCAGCTCTCCCCGGGGCTGCGCAGTGCGTGCGAGATCTGCTTGGCGTTTCTCGAGGGCGAGCGCGGTCGTGCCCAGGCTCTGTTGGCGCAGGCCTCGACCCGGATCGAGCTCGAGCTCGGGGCCCTGGCGCCCATCCTGGCGCTCTTGATTGCGGCCGACGGTACGCCCGCGGCCCTGTCGCGCGCGCGTCGCTTGATGGGCAAGGGGCGGCGTTCCGATCAGAAGGCCGCCGCGCGGGGCTTCAAGGCCTTGGTCGCCCATTTGACCGATCCGCAGAGCCACGCGCGTCGTCTCGATCCCCACCAGATCGGGAGATCTGGCAGCGCTTGGGAGCTGTTGCTTTCCGGCGTTGCCGTCGAGCTCCACGTTCACGACGAGGTGACGCGTGCTGTCTGGGCGGAGCAGCTCGGTCGCGCCGCAGCGGAATGGCATGCCGCGGGCTATCTCTTCGTCGCTCAGCAAGGCGCGGCGCTGGCGCAGCGTTTCGATGGCCGCACGGCCACTCGCGCGCTCCAAGATGTGAACGTGGAGCTGCCCGCGCAGACGCTGTGGTCCGGCCTCGAAGCGAAGCCCGAATGGGAGAAGGCGCTCCTACGCCTCGGGCAGCTCTCGCGTCAGCTCGAGCACGATGCCGAGCGTCACTTCCGCGTGGCGTGGTTCGTGGACATGACCGACGGTGAGCTTTCACGCCCTGCGCTTCAGGAGTACCGCTCCGATCAAGGGGCGTGGACCCAGGGGCGACGGCTGAGCTGGGGATCGCTGTACGCCGTACGCGATCAGCTGCCGATCGAAGACGTGCGCGTGCTCGACTGCAGCACCGAGACGCTCAGCGGCGAACGTGAGCCCACGCCCGAGGCGGTGGAGGCCCTGATCGGACACCCGCGGGTGTACAACGGGGTGCGGCAGCTGCTCTCCGTCACGGTGCTTCGCGGCCGGGCGCGCGTGGAAGCTCGCGAAGCGGCCGGCCAGATCCGCGTGGTGGTCGAGCCGGCGGGCGCGCGGGCCGGGGTGAACGTCAGCGTCGAGGCGGAAGACCGACTGCGCGTGTACCGCGTCTCGGACGAGCTGGCGCGCGTGCTGGAAGCGCTTCCCAACGGCGTCGCAATTCCGAAGAGCCACGAGGCGGAGTTGCTCGAAGTGCTGGGCAAGCTGTCCCTGGCCGTGGACGTGGTGAGCCCGGAGCTCGGCATCGAGCGCGACGTAGAGGCTGATTCCACGCCCATCGCGCGCGTCGCGCCGCACGCCGGCGCCTTCTTGGTGCAGTTCGGGGTTCGTCCCTTCGGTACGGAGGGCCGCTTCTTCGTGGCGGGGCAGGGACGCCGGCGCATCCAGCGCGCAGAGCGCGGGCGGCGCGCGCGCTGTCAGCGCGATCTGCGGCGAGAGCGCCAGAGCGTCGACGAGCTGATCGCCGCTTGCGCGAGCTTGCCCGCCGTGAGCGACGACTCCCCGAGCGAGCTCGACCCGCCCGACAGCTGGATGCTCGGAGAAGAAGAGCTGCTCGCGCTGTTCAGCGATCTGGGCAAGACGGAGCTTGTCCACCGCGTCGAGTGGCCCGAGGCGCCCCTGGTGCGGCTGCGTGGCACGGCTAGCTCGCATCAGCTGCAGGGGCAGCTGCGCTGCATCAAGGGGTGGTACCTGGCGCGCGGCGAGGTGAAGCTGAGTGACGTCGACGCGGTCAGTCTGGAGCAGCTCGCGCGCGCGGCGCCGATCGGGCTGGGGCGCTTCGTTCGCCTCGAGGCGGGCGAGTACGTCGAAGTGGAAGGCCGGGTGCGTCGTATCCTCGCGGCGCTCCGCGGTGCGGCGCGACCGCGCGGTACGGGCCTCTCGGTGCATCGGGGTGCGCTCAGCACGCTGTCTCAGCTCGCAGCGCCCGAGAGCGGTTTCGACGTGGACGGGGAGACGACGGCGTGGCTCGAGCGCGTGCGCAGGCTGCAGCACGCGCAGTTTCCCGTCCCGGCGAACCTGAACGCAGAGCTGCGGGACTATCAGCGCACCGGTTACGAGTGGCTGAGCCGTTTGGCGGAGCTCGGCCTCGGAGCGTGCCTGGCAGACGACATGGGCCTCGGCAAGACGCTGCAGATCATCGCGCTCCTGCTCGCGCGCCCCGGCCGGGCGCTGGTGGTGGCGCCGACCTCGGTGTGCCTCAATTGGGCGCGGGAGATCGCGCGCTTTGCGCCGGATCTGCGCGTGCTCGAGTACCTCGGCAAGCGCCGGTCTGCAGAGCTCGACGACTTTCTGGGCGCGGGCCCGGGTGTGGTGATCACGAGCTACGCGCTCTTGCAACAAGACGCGCACGAGCTCGCCCAGCCGGAGTGGGACGCCGTGGTGCTCGACGAAGCACAGTTCATCAAGAATGCGTCGTCGCTGCGCGCCAAGGCCGCCTACGGTCTGAACGCTCGGGTACGCATCGTCGCTACGGGCACACCGCTCGAAAATCACCTTGGCGACATCTGGAGCTTGTTCCGCTTCCTGAATCCGGGGCTCTTGGGCGACTGGAAGAGCTTCCGCCGCGAGTTCTTGCGGCCCATCGAGCAAGATCGCGACGAGACCGTGCGCGAGGAGCTTCGCAGGCGGCTCGAGCCCTACGTGCTTCGCCGTGAGAAAACCGCGGTGGCGGCCGAGCTGCCGGCGCTCACGGAGATCGTCCACGAGGTGCGCTTCTCCGACGACGAGAAGCTCCGCTACGCGCTGCTCCGCAAGCAAATCCACGAAAAACTGTTCGGCCCCGGGCGGCGCGAGAACAAGCTCGAGGTGCTCGCCGAGATCACGCGTCTGCGTCGCTTCTGCTGTCACCAACGCCTGATCTTTCCTGACGCGGAACCGGAGTCGGCCAAGGTCACGGCGTTCTTGGACCTGGCCGAGGAGCTCGCGGAAAACCGCCATCGCGCGCTGGTCTTCAGCCAGTACGTCGACTTCTTGTCGCTGGTCCGCGAGGAGCTGGACGAACGTCAGATCGGCTACGAGTACCTGGATGGCTCGGTGCCGAAGGCCGAGCGCCAGCGACGCGTCGACGCATTTCAAGCCGGGGATCGCCCGCTGTTCCTGATCAGCCTCAAGGCCGGCGGCTTCGGCCTGAACCTGACGGCTGCGGACTACGTGATCCACCTCGACCCGTGGTGGAACCCGGCCGTGGAAGCGCAGGCCACGGATCGGGCCCACCGCATCGGCCAAGAGCGCCCCGTCACGGTGTACCGCCTGCTGGTGCGCGACAGCATCGAGGAGAGCGTCACCGAGCTGCACGCTCGCAAGCGCGAGCTCGCGGCCGCCCTCCTCGATGGCAGCGACCGAGTCGCGGAGCTCGACACCGAGAGCCTGATCGCGCTGCTCGACCACGGGTGA